In Danaus plexippus chromosome 19, MEX_DaPlex, whole genome shotgun sequence, the following are encoded in one genomic region:
- the LOC116768165 gene encoding katanin p60 ATPase-containing subunit A-like 2, whose protein sequence is MTGVNRPMSQMRKLEAKEALFRTRKRILKYLVLGFIKQEGYMNTAAAFTSEAGITDEYVLCDNIDLDIILQDYCSYYLIRFNKQPQFCRKVDERPVKRPHTRRTRQEPQVEQDPGQGAPDTDLPATFTVTKLLKESILANTEQAIPAVDRKPLACLMADMAPEKKHIAEYLYKDILRVSGVSWADIKGLEDAKTILMECVVYPLKYPEVFTGLLEPWRGVLLHGPPGSGKTLLARAVAAEGCTFFNITCSSIINKWRGESEKIVKVLFELANYYAPSIIFMDEAECVTSRRGQHEASRRLTSQLLVEMDGVSGGRGVFVLLTSNMPWEIDPAILRRLEKRIFIPLPDFKTRTELFEMYLSSDNIELVPKVSFEELAAKTEGYSGSDIKLVCKEALMAGVRKMMPHMNKSFNSRKDKITLSDILTAIEKTKPVSKSLEKKHEDWQNEMGSA, encoded by the exons ATGACTGGAGTTAATCGACCTATGAGCCAAATGCGGAAGTTGGAGGCT AAAGAGGCTCTGTTCCGCACTAGAAAGCGTATTCTCAAATATTTGGTACTGGGTTTCATTAAACAGGAAGGGTATATGAACACTGCCGCAGCCTTCACGAGCGAAGCCGGGATCACTGACGAGTATGTGCTGTGTGATAACATCGACCTGGACATCATACTACAg GACTACTGCAGCTACTACCTCATCAGGTTCAACAAACAGCCGCAGTTCTGCCGGAAGGTGGACGAGAGGCCGGTGAAGAGACCTCACACCAGGAGGACGCGACAGGAGCCCCAGGTGGAGCAGGACCCTGGCCAGGGAGCCCCCGACACAGACCTGCCCGCCACGTTCACTGTCACCAAGCTATTAAAG gaGAGCATTTTAGCTAACACAGAGCAAGCGATCCCTGCAGTGGATAGAAAGCCCCTTGCGTGTTTGATGGCCGACATGGCGCCGGAGAAGAAACATATCGCCGAGTATCTCTACAAGGACATCCTGAGAGTGTCCGGCGTGAGCTGGGCGGACATCAAAGGCCTAGAGGACGCCAAGACCATACTCATGGAGTGTGTGGTGTATCCTTTGAA ATACCCCGAGGTGTTCACGGGCCTGCTGGAGCCGTGGCGCGGCGTGCTGCTGCACGGCCCGCCCGGGTCGGGCAAGACGCTGCTGGCGCGCGCGGTGGCCGCGGAGGGGTGCACTTTCTTCAATATAACCTGCAGCTCCATCATCAACAAGTGGAGGGGCGAGTCCGAGAAGATTGTGAAG GTGTTATTCGAGCTGGCGAACTACTACGCTCCGTCTATCATCTTCATGGATGAGGCTGAGTGTGTGACGTCACGGCGGGGCCAGCACGAGGCCTCCCGCCGCCTGACGTCACAGCTGCTGGTCGAGATGGACGGCGTCTCCGGCGGGAGGGGCGTGTTCGTCCTACTCACCAGTAATATGCCATG GGAAATCGACCCGGCGATACTGAGAAGACTGGAGAAGAGAATATTTATACCGTTGCCAGATTTTAAAACGCGCACTGAACTGTTCGAGATGTATCTGAGTAGCGACAACATAGAGCTGGTGCCCAAGGTTAGCTTCGAAGAGTTGGCTGCGAAGACCGAGGGGTATTCAGGGAGTGACATCAAGCTTGTCTGCAAGGAGGCTCTCATGGCCGGCGTCAGGAAAATGATGCCACATATGAACAAGA GTTTCAATAGTCGCAAGGATAAAATAACTCTCTCGGATATATTGACAGCCATAGAAAAGACGAAGCCCGTTTCCAAAAGCCTGGAAAAGAAACACGAAGACTGGCAGAATGAGATGGGATCAGCCTGA
- the LOC116768046 gene encoding BTB/POZ domain-containing protein 2-like yields the protein MASVSKNDFVNRLLNFRLEEGAGEEQPPQNMLPSNQQSRQGSHVDEETGHASEPMPSSSAIENLQPTNNNNGRLHNWQATKTTVKERLSFLFNNEILSDVHFIVGKDTNQQVIPAHKFVLSVGSAVFDAMFNGVLATKSDEVELPDVEPAAFLHLLKFLYSDEVRIGPESVMTTLYTAKKYAVAALEEHCVDFLKSNLGTDNAFLLLTQARLFDEPQLAALCLEMIDKNTTDALNAEGFTDIDQDTLNAVLERDTLRIREAKIFAAVLRWSEAECIRRQLPVTPSNQRMVLGRAFHAIRFPLMSVEEFAMGPAQSGLLDDREIVQLFLYFTVNPKPNVGFLDTPRCCMTGKELTVNRFSQTESRWGYSGTTDRVRFTVDQRIFVVGFGLYGSYFGPSEYEVHLQIIHLATKKVCGSNTTTFCCDGSDDTFRAMFKEPVEILPNTSYIASAKLKGTDSYYGTRGLRRVTADCNNGEKVVFQFSYAAGNNNGTSVEDGQIPAIIFYI from the exons ATGGCTTCGGTAtcaaaaaatgattttgtgAACAGATTGTTGAATTTCCGTCTCGAAGAAGGAGCAGGCGAGGAACAGCCACCGCAAAATATGCTGCCCTCGAACCAGCAATCCAGGCAAGGAAGCCACGTCGATGAGGAGACGGGGCACGCGAGCGAACCTATGCCTTCCTCGTCAGCCATCGAGAACCTCCAGCCGACGAACAACAATAATGGCCGTCTTCACAACTGGCAGGCGACTAAAACCACGGTGAAGGAGCGCTTGTCATTTCTGTTCAATAATGAAATACTGTCTGATGTTCACTTCATAGTTGGTAAAGACACAAACCAGCAAGTGATACCTGCCCATAAGTTTGTACTCTCAGTTGGGAGTGCAGTATTTGATGCCATGTTTAATGGGGTGCTAGCAACAAAATCTGATGAAGTAGAACTCCCAGATGTTGAACCAGCAGCATTTCTACATTTACTCAAGTTTCTATACTCAGATGAAGTCAGGATTGGGCCGGAAAGCGTCATGACAACCCTGTACACCGCTAAGAAATATGCTGTTGCAGCACTGGAGGAACATTGTGTTGATTTTCTTAAGAGCAATCTAGGTACGGACAATGCATTTCTATTACTGACCCAGGCAAGACTGTTTGATGAACCACAGCTGGCCGCTCTCTGTCTGGAGATGATCGACAAGAACACAACGGACGCACTAAATGCCGAGGGCTTCACTGACATAGACCAAGATACATTGAATGCCGTATTAGAAAG AGACACTTTACGAATCCGCGAAGCGAAAATCTTTGCTGCGGTGCTTCGGTGGTCGGAGGCGGAGTGTATCCGACGACAGCTGCCTGTCACACCCAGCAACCAGAGGATGGTGCTGGGCAGAGCCTTCCACGCTATCAGATTCCCTCTCATGTCAGTGGAGGAATTTGCGATGGGTCCAGCTCAAAGTGGACTATTGGACGACCGAGAGATAGTCCAATTATTTCTATACTTTACAGTCAATCCCAAACCGAATGTAGGTTTCCTGGACACTCCACGATGTTGCATGACCGGTAAGGAATTGACCGTGAACAGGTTCTCGCAGACTGAATCTCGTTGGGGCTACAGTGGAACGACTGATAGGGTCAGATTCACAGTGGATCAGAGAATTTTTGTCGTTGGTTTTGGGCTGTATGGATCGTATTTCGGACCTTCGGAATATGAAGTGCACTTACAG ATAATTCACCTGGCCACCAAGAAGGTGTGCGGCTCCAACACGACCACGTTCTGCTGTGACGGCTCCGACGACACCTTCCGCGCTATGTTCAAGGAACCGGTCGAGATACTCCCTAACACCTCGTACATAGCCAGCGCTAAACTCAAG gGCACCGACTCGTACTACGGTACTCGCGGCTTGAGGCGAGTCACGGCTGACTGTAACAACGGGGAGAAGGTGGTTTTCCAATTCTCATACGCGGCCGGAAATAACAATGGGACCTCGGTGGAAGACGGACAGATACCGGCCatcatattctatatataa